From Nitrobacter sp. NHB1, a single genomic window includes:
- a CDS encoding Gfo/Idh/MocA family protein, giving the protein MKKWKIAIVGAGYMAQEHARAMRSMAEVEIVGVCGRTRSRAEALAQTYSMPVYSSVAEMYQATRADAVVVTVNELSMPEVCAACFRFPWICLLEKPVGVDLPTATRILEQSRQAGNRSYVALNRRSYSATRQALAELAVDESPRLISVLDQEDQEAARGAGQPEEVVRNWMYANSIHLIDYFSFMARGDVVSVEHGVPWSPEAPSFVAASIRFSSGDVGVYQAVWNAPGPWSVSVTNRNLRLEMRPVEKLAVQRRGERRLTEIEPEAIDSEYKPGLRYQAEQLVEALKGRTPKLASLEDATRSMELCARIYGLSSSRD; this is encoded by the coding sequence ATGAAAAAGTGGAAAATTGCAATCGTTGGCGCAGGATACATGGCGCAGGAGCATGCACGGGCGATGCGCTCCATGGCCGAGGTGGAGATCGTCGGCGTTTGCGGCCGCACGCGTTCGCGCGCCGAAGCACTTGCGCAGACCTATTCGATGCCCGTCTACAGCAGCGTTGCCGAGATGTACCAGGCCACGCGAGCCGATGCCGTCGTGGTGACCGTCAACGAGCTTTCGATGCCGGAAGTCTGTGCCGCATGTTTCAGATTTCCATGGATATGCCTTCTCGAAAAGCCGGTCGGTGTGGATTTGCCGACCGCAACGAGAATTCTGGAGCAAAGCCGCCAAGCCGGAAACCGCTCCTATGTCGCGCTCAATCGCCGTTCGTATTCAGCCACGAGGCAGGCGCTTGCCGAACTGGCGGTGGATGAGAGCCCGCGGTTGATTTCGGTGCTCGATCAGGAAGATCAGGAAGCGGCGCGCGGTGCGGGCCAGCCTGAGGAGGTCGTTCGCAACTGGATGTATGCGAATTCGATCCATCTCATCGATTATTTCAGTTTCATGGCGCGTGGTGACGTCGTTTCTGTCGAGCACGGGGTTCCATGGTCACCAGAAGCGCCGAGTTTCGTCGCTGCGTCGATCCGGTTTTCGAGTGGCGACGTCGGCGTATATCAGGCCGTCTGGAATGCGCCGGGCCCGTGGTCGGTAAGCGTGACAAATCGCAACCTTCGTCTGGAGATGCGGCCAGTCGAGAAACTTGCCGTTCAGCGGCGGGGCGAGCGCCGCCTGACGGAGATTGAACCCGAAGCCATCGATTCTGAATACAAGCCTGGTCTGCGTTACCAGGCGGAACAGCTTGTCGAAGCTCTCAAGGGGCGCACACCGAAACTCGCTTCCCTTGAAGATGCGACACGATCGATGGAGCTTTGTGCACGGATCTACGGATTGAGTTCTTCTCGTGACTAG
- a CDS encoding glycosyltransferase family 4 protein codes for MKVLYIDSDGPLGGASRSLFEVVRQLSKGAVDPYFVAVEGTALEFYRQIAKDSVTTRGLTKFDNTRYSHYEGVRWLVLLRELFYLPFTVAVLLRAKRTWNRVDLIHINEFLGIIPGMMAKRLFLAPLVVHVRSLAWQDQRSLRCRWLKNRLKANASAVIAIDQNVRATLPTDIDVDVIQNSFTPKVLPNPDLVMLEKLDALPQGALKIGFVGNLHRSKGIFDLLEAAKLVKATGRHVEFLIVGGVTVSDKGLKAWALNRSGLAQNVQKEISERVEAEGLSDIFHLLGPTVDIQRIYERMDVVAFPSHFDSPGRPVFEAAFSSVPSIVAVENPYPDTLVNGETGLAIPMRSPQKLAEAIIHFADNRGDVRRMGENAKRLAEMNFNPENNAKKLLAVYTRVLENGRSGQTA; via the coding sequence ATGAAAGTTTTGTATATCGACAGCGACGGCCCGCTCGGCGGCGCGTCGCGAAGCTTGTTTGAGGTGGTGCGGCAGCTGTCCAAGGGCGCAGTTGATCCGTATTTCGTCGCGGTTGAGGGGACGGCGCTGGAATTCTATCGGCAGATCGCCAAGGACAGCGTCACCACGCGAGGCCTGACCAAGTTCGATAATACGCGATATAGCCATTATGAGGGTGTCCGGTGGCTGGTCCTGTTACGTGAGCTATTCTATTTGCCCTTCACGGTGGCCGTTTTGCTGCGGGCCAAGCGGACATGGAACCGGGTTGATCTGATTCACATCAATGAGTTCCTGGGGATCATTCCGGGCATGATGGCCAAGCGCCTGTTTCTGGCTCCACTGGTCGTGCACGTTCGCTCGCTCGCATGGCAGGATCAGCGTTCATTACGGTGCCGCTGGCTGAAGAACAGGCTCAAGGCCAACGCATCTGCCGTTATCGCCATCGATCAGAATGTTCGTGCCACGCTGCCGACGGATATCGACGTCGATGTGATTCAAAACTCCTTCACACCGAAGGTTCTTCCGAACCCCGATCTGGTCATGCTTGAGAAACTCGACGCGTTGCCTCAGGGCGCGCTGAAAATAGGCTTCGTCGGTAACCTGCACCGTTCGAAGGGAATATTCGATCTGCTCGAGGCGGCGAAGCTCGTCAAAGCGACTGGCCGCCACGTCGAATTCCTGATCGTCGGCGGGGTCACGGTGTCGGACAAGGGATTGAAGGCCTGGGCGCTGAATCGCTCCGGGCTCGCCCAGAACGTTCAAAAGGAAATATCCGAGCGCGTGGAAGCGGAAGGGTTGTCCGATATCTTCCATCTGCTTGGACCGACTGTCGATATCCAGCGAATCTATGAGCGCATGGATGTCGTAGCGTTTCCTTCGCATTTCGATTCGCCAGGTCGTCCCGTATTCGAGGCGGCATTTTCGTCGGTTCCTTCGATTGTCGCGGTCGAAAATCCCTATCCCGATACGCTGGTGAATGGAGAGACGGGATTGGCGATCCCGATGAGAAGTCCGCAAAAGTTGGCCGAAGCCATCATTCATTTCGCCGACAACCGTGGCGACGTGCGCCGGATGGGTGAAAATGCCAAAAGGCTAGCGGAGATGAATTTCAATCCCGAAAATAACGCTAAGAAGCTGCTGGCGGTCTATACCCGTGTTCTAGAGAACGGCCGTTCAGGTCAAACTGCCTGA
- a CDS encoding N-acetyl sugar amidotransferase, with the protein MICTNCIMDTSDSNITFDSRGWCDYCNNHHQNILPSWHPDERGEREMLAEADRIRSEGKDRDHDCIIGVSGGVDSSYVAYLAKEKLGLRPLIFHVDAGWNSQQSVNNIEKMVDGLGLDLHTEVIDWQEMKDLQLAFFKAQVPHLDTPQDHAFFAALYNFAAAHGFKYIITGANYSTECVREPLEWHYHATDLRQLRDIHRQFGTRPLKTFPLTDIFTYRIYYRFFKGMRVVKPLNNFPYVKDVAMQELADRFGWQKYAHKHYESRFTRFYEGYWLPTKFGFDKRRAHFSSLILTKQMTRDEALRRIAEPAYDADAIEHEFEYIATKLDLTVPELRTLMAGPNKSYRDYKSMMPLIDLGTRVLRILGVQKMVVR; encoded by the coding sequence ATGATTTGCACAAACTGCATCATGGATACCTCGGACTCGAACATCACGTTCGATTCACGTGGTTGGTGCGACTACTGCAACAACCATCATCAGAATATCCTGCCCAGCTGGCATCCCGACGAGCGTGGCGAGCGCGAGATGCTGGCCGAGGCCGATAGAATTCGGTCGGAAGGCAAGGACCGCGATCATGACTGCATCATTGGCGTCAGCGGTGGCGTGGATAGCTCGTATGTTGCTTATCTGGCCAAGGAAAAGCTTGGTTTACGGCCGCTGATTTTCCATGTCGATGCAGGCTGGAATTCGCAGCAATCGGTCAACAATATCGAGAAGATGGTCGACGGGCTCGGTCTTGATCTCCATACCGAGGTGATCGATTGGCAAGAAATGAAGGATTTGCAGCTCGCCTTCTTCAAGGCGCAGGTGCCGCACCTGGATACGCCGCAGGATCACGCTTTCTTTGCCGCACTCTACAATTTCGCGGCCGCCCATGGTTTCAAGTACATCATTACGGGCGCCAACTATTCGACGGAATGCGTGCGCGAGCCGCTCGAATGGCACTATCACGCCACCGATCTTCGGCAGTTGCGCGACATTCACCGCCAGTTCGGGACCCGGCCGCTGAAGACGTTTCCGCTCACGGATATCTTCACCTACCGGATCTACTATCGCTTCTTCAAGGGAATGCGCGTCGTTAAGCCGCTCAACAATTTCCCTTACGTCAAGGACGTCGCGATGCAGGAGCTGGCCGATCGTTTCGGGTGGCAGAAGTATGCGCACAAGCATTACGAGTCGCGTTTTACCCGGTTTTACGAGGGATACTGGCTGCCGACGAAATTTGGCTTCGACAAGCGCCGCGCGCACTTTTCCAGTCTGATCCTCACCAAACAGATGACCAGGGACGAAGCGCTTCGCAGGATCGCCGAGCCAGCCTATGACGCGGACGCGATCGAGCACGAATTTGAATACATCGCTACCAAACTCGATCTGACGGTCCCCGAACTTCGGACGTTGATGGCGGGGCCGAACAAGAGCTATCGCGATTACAAGTCGATGATGCCGCTGATCGATCTGGGGACCCGTGTCCTGCGTATCCTCGGCGTGCAAAAGATGGTCGTTCGATGA
- the hisH gene encoding imidazole glycerol phosphate synthase subunit HisH — protein MIAIVDYGLGNIGAFVNVYNKANIKVVVAKNADELKGASKLILPGVGHFDHAMELLQRSGMRDTLDRLVLDDKVPVIGICVGMQILARTSEEGTLPGLGWIDADVKAFKSWEAARNMPLPHMGWNDMRPSSESPLFTGLERDARFYFLHSYYVNCDRQDDVLASCDYGAEFSCAVRHANVYGVQFHPEKSHSFGNRLLKNFAEL, from the coding sequence ATGATTGCGATCGTCGATTACGGCCTAGGCAACATTGGCGCCTTCGTCAATGTCTACAACAAGGCCAACATCAAGGTCGTCGTTGCAAAGAACGCTGATGAGCTCAAGGGCGCGTCGAAACTGATTTTGCCCGGAGTTGGGCATTTCGATCACGCCATGGAGTTGCTGCAGCGGTCGGGCATGCGCGACACGCTGGATCGGCTGGTGCTCGACGACAAGGTGCCGGTGATCGGCATTTGCGTCGGAATGCAAATTCTGGCGCGAACAAGCGAGGAGGGGACGCTGCCGGGGCTCGGCTGGATCGACGCCGACGTCAAGGCATTCAAGTCGTGGGAGGCAGCCAGAAACATGCCGCTTCCGCATATGGGCTGGAATGACATGCGTCCGAGTAGCGAAAGTCCGCTGTTCACGGGCCTCGAACGCGACGCGCGATTTTACTTCCTGCACTCGTACTACGTGAACTGCGACCGGCAGGACGACGTGCTGGCGAGCTGCGACTATGGCGCGGAATTCAGTTGCGCGGTCCGGCACGCCAATGTCTATGGTGTTCAGTTTCATCCCGAAAAGAGCCATAGCTTCGGCAACCGGCTTCTCAAGAATTTTGCGGAGCTCTGA
- a CDS encoding AglZ/HisF2 family acetamidino modification protein, which yields MLRPRIIPCLLVHNGGLVKTVGFKQPKYVGDPINAVKIFNEKETDELAVFDIDATANGAEPDFRMIANLAAECRMPLCYGGGVKTVEQAKRIVGLGVEKVAISSAAIETPELIGAAAQEIGGQSVVVVIDAKKDGRTGDHQACTHNGTRSTGRSVIDVAKQTEALGAGEIVINSIDNDGMMKGYDLALAVEVRKAVRLPVTFLGGAGSFAHMEAVVAACGVVGVAAGSFFVFKGPYKAVLISYPSAERKDELVRVAASGPALNPDRIA from the coding sequence GTGCTGAGACCAAGGATTATCCCCTGCCTGCTGGTCCATAACGGCGGTCTGGTCAAGACGGTCGGATTCAAGCAGCCGAAATACGTCGGCGATCCGATCAATGCGGTGAAGATCTTCAACGAGAAGGAAACTGACGAACTCGCGGTGTTCGACATCGATGCGACGGCGAACGGCGCGGAGCCTGATTTCCGGATGATTGCCAATCTGGCCGCCGAGTGCCGGATGCCGCTTTGCTATGGCGGCGGTGTCAAAACCGTCGAGCAGGCGAAGCGCATTGTGGGTCTCGGTGTCGAGAAAGTGGCTATAAGTTCGGCCGCGATTGAAACACCCGAACTGATCGGCGCGGCGGCGCAGGAGATCGGAGGGCAGAGCGTCGTTGTCGTCATCGACGCCAAAAAGGACGGCCGTACCGGGGATCATCAGGCGTGCACGCACAACGGCACCCGTTCGACCGGCCGGTCGGTGATCGATGTCGCGAAACAAACCGAAGCGCTGGGTGCCGGCGAGATCGTGATCAATTCGATCGATAACGACGGGATGATGAAGGGTTATGACCTGGCTCTCGCTGTCGAGGTTCGAAAGGCCGTGCGCTTGCCGGTGACGTTTCTGGGTGGCGCCGGATCGTTTGCGCACATGGAGGCCGTGGTCGCGGCCTGCGGCGTGGTGGGCGTTGCGGCCGGCAGCTTTTTCGTGTTCAAGGGGCCTTACAAGGCTGTCCTAATCAGCTATCCTTCCGCCGAGAGGAAAGACGAGCTTGTTCGCGTCGCCGCTTCCGGTCCGGCGCTTAACCCGGACCGCATTGCGTGA
- a CDS encoding polysaccharide biosynthesis protein, with amino-acid sequence MFNDKVLLITGGTGSFGKAVLKRFLSSGQREIRIFSRDEKKQDDLRKRYPDPKLKFYIGDVRDSRSVGAAMRGVDYCFHAAALKQVPSCEFHPMEAVRTNVLGTENVLEAAIASGVKRVVCLSTDKAVYPINAMGISKAMMEKVMIAVSRNLDDTVICGTRYGNVMASRGSVIPLFVEQIMAGKPITMTDPAMTRFMMTLDESVELVLHAFVHGNNGDIFVQKAPAATVAVLARALVSLMGKPDHPIVEIGTRHGEKLYETLLSREEMSHAEDRGGYYRVPADGRDLNYTKFVEEGERRISSEHDYNSHNTTQLDEIGMKQLLLKLDLVQRVARGDNVVMDD; translated from the coding sequence ATGTTCAATGACAAAGTATTGCTGATTACGGGCGGGACAGGGTCGTTCGGCAAGGCCGTGTTGAAGCGGTTTTTATCGTCTGGCCAGCGCGAGATTCGGATCTTCAGCCGCGACGAGAAAAAGCAGGACGATCTCCGCAAGCGATATCCCGACCCCAAGCTGAAATTCTACATTGGCGATGTCCGGGATTCGCGCAGCGTGGGTGCTGCGATGCGCGGTGTGGATTACTGTTTTCACGCAGCCGCATTGAAGCAGGTGCCGTCCTGCGAATTCCACCCGATGGAGGCGGTGCGGACCAATGTCCTCGGGACTGAAAACGTGCTCGAAGCCGCGATCGCCTCGGGCGTTAAGCGCGTCGTCTGTCTGAGCACTGACAAGGCGGTTTACCCGATCAATGCCATGGGCATATCCAAGGCGATGATGGAAAAGGTCATGATTGCGGTTTCGCGCAATCTGGACGACACCGTGATTTGCGGTACGCGCTACGGAAACGTCATGGCGTCGCGTGGGTCGGTGATTCCGTTATTTGTCGAGCAGATCATGGCCGGCAAGCCGATCACCATGACGGACCCGGCCATGACGCGGTTTATGATGACCCTGGATGAGTCCGTCGAACTGGTCCTCCACGCATTCGTCCACGGAAACAACGGCGATATTTTCGTGCAGAAAGCGCCAGCAGCGACGGTCGCGGTGCTGGCGCGGGCGCTGGTGTCGCTGATGGGCAAGCCGGACCATCCGATCGTCGAGATCGGAACCCGGCATGGCGAAAAACTTTATGAAACGCTGTTGAGCCGCGAGGAGATGAGTCACGCCGAGGATCGCGGTGGTTATTACCGCGTTCCGGCTGACGGTCGCGATCTGAACTACACGAAGTTCGTGGAGGAGGGAGAGCGGCGTATCAGCTCCGAGCATGACTATAACTCCCACAATACCACGCAGCTCGATGAAATCGGTATGAAGCAGCTTCTTCTCAAGCTCGATCTCGTGCAGCGCGTTGCACGTGGCGATAACGTCGTGATGGACGACTGA
- the wbjC gene encoding UDP-2-acetamido-2,6-beta-L-arabino-hexul-4-ose reductase has translation MKIVITGADGFIGTNLRIRLRELGHSDIVRITRETTSKQLADAVSSGDFIFHLAGVNRPKTEADFLSGNAGFTDRLCAALAASGRSAPVVMSSSTQAALDNPYGRSKLAAEERLRRYGQEAGAKVYIFRLTNVFGKWARPSYNSAVATFCYNVTRSLPISVNDPAAALRLIYIDDVVEAFIKCLEMPAPPAGFVDASPVYETTVGAVADSIHGFAESRSSLISPPVGVGLIRALYSTYVSYLPAESFAYTVPRYGDQRGMFSEVLKTPDCGQFSYFTAHPGITRGEHYHHTKTEKFIVIRGKARFGFRHIETNERHDIFVQGGEGQIVETVPGWAHDITNVGDDELIVMLWANEIFDRSRPDTIAMKVIA, from the coding sequence ATGAAAATCGTCATCACGGGCGCCGACGGCTTCATCGGCACGAATCTCCGCATCCGACTGCGAGAACTCGGCCATTCCGACATCGTGCGTATCACGCGCGAAACAACTTCCAAACAGCTCGCCGATGCGGTGTCATCCGGCGATTTCATCTTTCACCTTGCGGGCGTGAATCGTCCGAAGACCGAGGCAGATTTCCTGTCTGGTAACGCGGGATTCACGGACCGGCTGTGCGCCGCGCTGGCCGCGAGCGGCCGTTCCGCGCCGGTGGTGATGTCCTCGTCCACCCAGGCCGCGCTCGACAACCCCTATGGGCGCAGCAAGCTCGCCGCGGAAGAGCGGTTGCGCCGCTATGGCCAGGAGGCCGGAGCGAAGGTCTACATCTTCCGGTTGACGAACGTATTCGGCAAATGGGCTCGTCCGAGCTACAACTCCGCCGTCGCGACGTTTTGCTATAATGTCACGCGGAGTCTTCCGATCAGCGTTAACGATCCGGCGGCGGCGCTGCGGCTGATCTACATCGACGATGTCGTCGAGGCGTTCATCAAGTGCCTTGAAATGCCGGCGCCCCCCGCCGGCTTTGTCGATGCGTCGCCGGTTTACGAGACGACGGTCGGTGCAGTTGCCGACTCGATCCACGGCTTTGCCGAAAGCCGCTCATCGCTGATCAGTCCGCCGGTCGGCGTCGGCCTGATACGGGCACTCTATTCGACCTACGTCAGTTATCTGCCAGCTGAATCATTTGCCTACACGGTGCCGCGTTATGGCGATCAGCGCGGCATGTTCTCGGAAGTGCTGAAAACGCCGGACTGCGGACAGTTTTCGTATTTCACGGCGCATCCGGGCATTACGCGCGGGGAGCACTATCACCACACCAAGACCGAGAAGTTCATCGTGATCCGCGGCAAGGCGCGGTTCGGTTTTCGCCATATCGAAACCAACGAGCGCCATGACATTTTCGTTCAAGGCGGCGAGGGCCAGATCGTTGAAACCGTTCCGGGCTGGGCGCACGACATCACGAATGTCGGTGACGACGAACTGATCGTGATGTTGTGGGCCAACGAAATCTTCGACCGGTCCCGCCCGGACACGATTGCCATGAAGGTTATTGCGTGA
- the wecB gene encoding non-hydrolyzing UDP-N-acetylglucosamine 2-epimerase, which yields MKKLKVITIVGTRPEIIRLSRVIAVLDRHCDHILVHTGQNYDYELNQIFFDDLGVRKPDHFLDSAGSNAAETIGNVIAKVDRVFSEIKADAMLVLGDTNSCLAVIPAKRRRIPVFHMEAGNRCFDQRVPEEINRRIVDHIADINLTYSTIARDYLLREGLPPDLVIKTGSPMYEVLTHYRPKIDASDVLARWNLSPENYFVVSAHREENIETPSAFAKLVAVLNAVAEDYGLSVIVSTHPRTRKRIDEERIAFHSGVQLLKPLGFSDYVKLQMSARAVLSDSGTISEESSILNFPALNLREAHERPEGMEEAAVMMVGLDVDRVRQGLAILADQPRDEQRGFRLVDDYSAPNVSDKIVRIIHSYTDYVNRVVWRKYD from the coding sequence GTGAAAAAGCTCAAGGTCATCACGATCGTCGGAACGCGGCCGGAGATCATTCGGCTCTCGCGCGTGATCGCGGTGCTGGATCGGCATTGCGATCACATCCTGGTCCACACCGGGCAGAATTACGACTATGAACTGAACCAGATTTTCTTCGATGACCTCGGTGTCCGCAAGCCGGATCATTTCCTCGACAGTGCCGGCTCTAACGCGGCCGAGACCATCGGCAATGTCATCGCCAAAGTTGATCGCGTATTCTCCGAGATCAAGGCCGACGCAATGCTCGTGCTTGGCGACACCAATAGCTGCCTTGCGGTCATTCCTGCCAAACGCCGCCGTATTCCAGTCTTCCATATGGAAGCAGGCAACCGCTGCTTCGACCAGCGTGTGCCGGAAGAGATCAACCGCCGTATTGTCGACCACATCGCCGACATTAATTTGACCTACAGCACGATCGCGCGCGACTATCTGCTGCGCGAGGGGTTGCCCCCGGATCTGGTCATCAAGACCGGAAGCCCGATGTACGAGGTTCTGACGCACTATCGACCGAAGATCGATGCTTCCGATGTTTTGGCGCGGTGGAATCTTTCGCCGGAGAATTATTTCGTCGTCAGCGCGCATCGCGAGGAAAATATTGAAACGCCATCGGCCTTCGCGAAGCTGGTGGCCGTACTCAATGCGGTTGCCGAGGATTACGGACTTTCGGTGATCGTCTCGACCCATCCCCGAACCCGGAAGCGTATCGATGAAGAACGGATAGCGTTTCATTCCGGGGTTCAGTTGCTCAAGCCGCTCGGATTTTCGGATTACGTCAAGTTGCAAATGTCTGCCCGCGCGGTGTTGTCCGACAGCGGTACGATCAGCGAGGAATCGTCGATCCTGAATTTTCCGGCCCTGAATTTGCGCGAAGCGCATGAGCGGCCCGAAGGCATGGAGGAGGCTGCCGTCATGATGGTCGGCCTTGACGTCGATCGTGTCCGACAGGGACTCGCTATTCTCGCGGACCAACCGCGCGACGAGCAGCGCGGGTTTCGGCTGGTCGATGATTATTCAGCCCCGAACGTGTCCGACAAAATCGTTCGGATCATTCACAGCTATACGGACTACGTGAACCGCGTGGTCTGGCGCAAGTACGATTGA
- a CDS encoding IS5 family transposase yields the protein MSESRRPYPSDVSDDEWALVVPYLTLLPENVGQRSYLLREVFNGLRYIVKTGAPWRWMPNDLPPWKMVYQQAQRWLRAGCFEALAEDLRALLRLAAGHDAQPRAAIIDSRTLRSTPESGARAGYDGAKRKKGSKLHLAVDTLGHMLALHVTAASVGDRDAVGQMAKDIQAATDESVEIAFVDQGYTGERAAAAAGAHGIELSVVKLPQAKRSFVLLPRRWVVERTFAWATRFRRLARDYERCAATLADIHLIAFVCIMLKNAAQLAAGP from the coding sequence ATGAGCGAATCACGCAGGCCGTATCCGTCCGATGTATCGGACGATGAGTGGGCATTGGTGGTGCCCTACCTGACGTTGCTGCCGGAGAATGTCGGACAACGAAGCTATCTGCTTCGCGAGGTCTTCAACGGGCTGCGTTACATTGTGAAGACAGGCGCGCCATGGCGATGGATGCCCAACGATTTGCCGCCATGGAAGATGGTTTATCAGCAGGCGCAACGCTGGCTTCGTGCGGGATGCTTTGAAGCACTCGCGGAGGATTTGCGGGCGCTGCTGCGTCTGGCGGCCGGGCATGACGCGCAGCCGCGGGCGGCGATCATCGACAGCCGGACATTACGTTCGACGCCCGAGAGCGGAGCCCGCGCCGGTTACGACGGCGCCAAGCGCAAGAAGGGATCCAAACTGCATCTGGCCGTGGATACGCTCGGCCACATGCTCGCGCTCCACGTCACGGCTGCGAGCGTCGGAGATCGAGACGCCGTCGGCCAAATGGCCAAGGATATCCAGGCCGCGACGGACGAGAGTGTCGAGATCGCTTTCGTCGATCAAGGCTACACCGGCGAACGTGCCGCGGCAGCCGCAGGCGCCCACGGCATCGAACTGAGCGTCGTCAAACTTCCGCAAGCCAAGCGCAGCTTTGTCTTGTTGCCGAGACGCTGGGTGGTCGAGCGCACCTTTGCATGGGCGACGCGTTTCCGCCGCCTTGCCAGAGATTACGAGCGATGCGCAGCGACCCTCGCCGATATCCACCTCATCGCATTCGTCTGCATCATGCTCAAAAATGCAGCCCAACTCGCCGCAGGTCCCTAA
- a CDS encoding glycosyltransferase family 4 protein: protein MRILYITQWFEPEPIVKGIVFAKAFAERGHQIEVVTGFPNYPSGKTYPGYRIGLYKREIVDGIVVHRVPLYPSHNSSSVGRILNYFSFMASAALFAMFRARRFDIVYCYPPITGGLAAIFAGWLSRRPFLIDIQDLWPDSVVKSGMTGTRRMEKILNLMCNFVYRRAAGILAQSKGIKSRLIERGVTPGKISVIYNWADELAAAPAGLADLTRYGFEGKFNIVYGGNLGRVQGLDVLVRAAHLARQRAPDLQLLLIGDGIESDNLKQLAHELDAENMRIAPGVPRKMIGDVFAAADVLVLHLWNDPLFRITIPQKTQFYMAMGKPILIGVEGEAAEFVTTAGAGVAVPSDDVDAMADAMVRLSQMPRERLVDMGQRGREAYWRTFSFATAIAETEAAFHGVIESARGNSA from the coding sequence ATGCGAATACTTTACATCACCCAGTGGTTCGAGCCCGAGCCGATCGTCAAGGGCATCGTGTTCGCCAAGGCGTTCGCCGAGCGCGGGCACCAGATCGAGGTCGTCACCGGTTTTCCGAATTATCCGTCCGGGAAGACCTATCCGGGATACCGCATCGGACTCTACAAGCGTGAGATTGTGGACGGGATTGTTGTTCATCGCGTGCCGCTCTATCCAAGCCACAACAGCTCGAGCGTCGGCCGTATCTTGAACTATTTCTCCTTCATGGCGAGCGCCGCACTGTTTGCGATGTTTCGCGCGCGCCGTTTTGACATTGTCTATTGCTACCCACCGATCACGGGCGGTCTCGCAGCCATTTTCGCCGGTTGGTTGTCGCGGCGTCCGTTCCTGATCGACATCCAGGACTTGTGGCCGGATTCGGTGGTGAAGTCCGGCATGACCGGCACGCGGAGGATGGAAAAAATCCTGAATCTGATGTGCAATTTTGTCTACCGACGCGCAGCTGGAATCCTGGCGCAGTCAAAAGGGATCAAAAGCCGCTTGATCGAACGCGGCGTCACGCCGGGGAAGATTTCCGTCATCTACAACTGGGCGGATGAACTCGCTGCGGCGCCGGCGGGCCTTGCTGACCTCACGCGCTACGGCTTCGAAGGTAAATTCAATATCGTGTACGGCGGCAACCTCGGGCGTGTGCAGGGGTTGGATGTTCTGGTGCGTGCGGCACACCTTGCGCGGCAGCGCGCCCCTGATTTGCAGTTGCTGCTGATCGGAGATGGCATCGAAAGTGACAATCTGAAGCAGCTAGCGCATGAGTTGGATGCGGAGAACATGCGGATCGCACCGGGCGTGCCGCGAAAGATGATCGGGGATGTGTTCGCGGCGGCGGATGTGCTGGTGTTGCATCTGTGGAACGATCCGCTGTTCAGAATTACGATTCCCCAGAAAACGCAATTCTACATGGCCATGGGCAAGCCGATCCTGATCGGAGTGGAGGGAGAGGCGGCGGAGTTCGTCACGACCGCGGGCGCCGGCGTTGCGGTGCCGTCCGACGATGTTGATGCGATGGCGGATGCGATGGTGCGGCTATCGCAGATGCCGCGCGAACGATTGGTGGACATGGGCCAACGTGGGCGCGAGGCTTATTGGCGGACATTTTCGTTTGCGACCGCGATCGCAGAGACCGAAGCCGCGTTCCATGGTGTGATCGAATCTGCACGTGGCAACAGTGCTTGA